Proteins encoded together in one Impatiens glandulifera chromosome 1, dImpGla2.1, whole genome shotgun sequence window:
- the LOC124919832 gene encoding zinc finger CCCH domain-containing protein 48-like isoform X4: protein MDVDGNKEIFQRFRPSGDNRNHKVCYHWRAGKCNRFSCPFLHRELSAPYSNYNDGISLVKRSQGFSDDHNSIRRSPNFNGTSTWGRVYSGGGGSRVVTKTEKLCNFWSQGSCSFRDKCRYLHSWCTGDFSLLTQLEGHQKVVTGITMPSGSDKLYTASKDETIRLWDCQSGQCAGVINLGGEIGCMLNEGPWIFVGLPHMVKASNTQTNAMLTLGGPVGQVYSLVVGNDMLFSGTQDGTILAWKFNAAANNFEPAASLKGHNHAVVTLIVGANRLYSGSMDHSIRVWSLDNLQCLQTLADHKSVVMSILCWEQFLLSCSLDKTIKVVLFLHANGLGCNWKWKSGGHLYTQ from the exons ATGGATGTTGATGGGAACAAAGAAATATTCCAACGATTTAGACCGTCAGGCGACAATAGAAATCACAAGGTTTGCTATCATTGGCGGGCGGGTAAATGCAATAGGTTCTCATGTCCTTTTTTGCACAGAGAGTTGTCCGCACCTTATTCAAACTACAATGATGGTATTTCATTGGTTAAACGATCACAAGGGTTTTCCGATGATCATAATTCTATCCGCCGGAGTCCCAATTTCAATGGGACATCTACATGGGGACGAGTGTATAGTGGTGGGGGTGGCAGTCGTGTTGTGACGAAGACAGAAAAGTTGTGTAACTTCTGGAGTCAGGGAAGTTGTTCTTTTAGAGATAAGTGTAGATATTTGCATTCATGGTGTACTGGCGACTTTTCATTGTTAACACAGCTTGAAGGACACCAGAAG GTTGTTACGGGAATAACTATGCCATCTGGTTCGGATAAGCTTTATACTGCAAGTAAGGATGAGACTATCAGACTTTGGGATTGCCAATCTGGTCAA TGTGCTGGAGTCATCAATTTAGGGGGCGAAATTGGCTGTATGTTAAATGAAGGTCCTTGGATATTTGTTGGTTTGCCACATATGGTCAAG GCATCGAACACCCAAACAAATGCTATGCTGACTCTTGGTGGACCTGTTGGACAAGTCTACTCATTAGTTGTGGGGAATGATATGCTCTTTTCTGGCACACAG GATGGGACTATTTTAGCATGGAAATTTAATGCTGCTGCAAATAATTTTGAACCTGCAGCATCACTTAAGggtcacaatcatgctgttgtGACGTTAATTGTTGGAGCTAACAGACTATACTCTGGTTCGATGGATCATTCAATTAGA GTGTGGAGTCTCGATAATTTGCAGTGTTTGCAGACGCTAGCAGATCATAAATCAGTTGTAATGTCTATTCTTTGCTGGGAACAATTCCTCCTATCATGTTCGTTGGATAAAACAATTAAGgttgttctttttcttcatgCTAATG GTCTGGGCTGCAACTGGAAGTGGAAATCTGGAGGTCACTTATACACACAATGA
- the LOC124919831 gene encoding post-GPI attachment to proteins factor 3-like — MNRMSQCLLTLFLLSLSCLFVAITASSGDTDPIYISCVEQCKKTGCVGEKCFQHCKFSPEGKPIDDGPWYVQEPLYQRWKHWDCQGDCRYHCMIVRESERKALGDAPIKYHGKWPFKHVYGIQEPVSVALSALSLAIQFHGWVSFFILINYKLPARPDKKSYYEFTGLLHIYGIIAMNAWFWSTVFHSRDVGLTEKLDYSSAVALLGYSLIFSIVRAFNMRDEATRVMVAAPLVAFVTTHILYLNLYQLDTDLHTKVCLAIGTIQFMIWATWASLTHSPSRWKLWGVVIGSFLSLLFEVYDFPPYLGYVDGHALWHLTAVPVSYLFWSFFRDDAEFRTATLLKKAK; from the exons ATGAACAGAATGTCGCAATGTCTTCTAACTCTTTTTCTGCTCTCCTTATCCTGCCTTTTTGTTGCTATTACTGCAAGCTCTGGCGACACCGATCCGATTTACAT ATCTTGTGTTGAACAATGCAAGAAAACAGGATGTGTGGGGGAGAAATGCTTCCAACACTGTAAATTCTCCCCTGAGGGAAAACCTATAGATGATGGTCCCTGGTATGTGCAAGAACCTCTCTATCAGAGATGGAAGCATTGGGACTGCCAAGGTGACTGCAGGTACCATTGTATGATTGTTCGAGAGTCAGAACGGAAGGCACTTGGCGATGCACCCATTAAATATCACGGGAAATGGCCATTCAAGCATGTTTATGGTATCCAG GAACCAGTTTCTGTGGCTCTATCTGCTCTTAGTCTTGCTATTCAATTCCATGGTTGGGTGTCATTCTTCATCCTCATCAATTATAAGTTGCCTGCGAGGCCAGATAAAAAGTCATATTATGAATTCACTGGCTTGTTGCACATATATGGAATTATAGCAATgaatgcttggttctggagtacAGTTTTCCACAGCCG AGATGTGGGGCTTACAGAGAAGTTGGACTATTCATCGGCTGTAGCATTACTCGGATATTCCCTCATATTTTCCATAGTGAGAGCTTTCAATATGAGAGACGAGGCCACAAGAGTAATGGTGGCTGCTCCATTGGTTGCGTTTGTAACTACTCACATCCTCTACTTGAACTTGTATCAGCTTGATACTG ATCTGCATACGAAAGTATGTCTGGCAATTGGAACAATACAGTTCATGATATGGGCAACATGGGCGAGTCTGACGCATTCCCCATCGCGATGGAAACTGTGGGGAGTTGTGATTGGAAGCTTTCTTTCATTGTTATTCGAGGTTTATGATTTCCCTCCATACTTGGGATATGTTGATGGCCATGCTCTTTGGCATTTAACAGCAGTCCCTGTTTCATACCTATTTTGGAGTTTCTTCAGAGATGATGCCGAGTTTAGAACTGCCACCTTATTAAAGAAGGCAAAATAG
- the LOC124919832 gene encoding zinc finger CCCH domain-containing protein 48-like isoform X1 — translation MDVDGNKEIFQRFRPSGDNRNHKVCYHWRAGKCNRFSCPFLHRELSAPYSNYNDGISLVKRSQGFSDDHNSIRRSPNFNGTSTWGRVYSGGGGSRVVTKTEKLCNFWSQGSCSFRDKCRYLHSWCTGDFSLLTQLEGHQKVVTGITMPSGSDKLYTASKDETIRLWDCQSGQCAGVINLGGEIGCMLNEGPWIFVGLPHMVKASNTQTNAMLTLGGPVGQVYSLVVGNDMLFSGTQDGTILAWKFNAAANNFEPAASLKGHNHAVVTLIVGANRLYSGSMDHSIRVWSLDNLQCLQTLADHKSVVMSILCWEQFLLSCSLDKTIKVWAATGSGNLEVTYTHNEEHGLLSLCGMHDLEGKPVLLCSGNDNTTRAYDLPSFSERGKIFAKQEIRSIQIGPGGLFFTGDGSGLVKVWNWSPKKSANA, via the exons ATGGATGTTGATGGGAACAAAGAAATATTCCAACGATTTAGACCGTCAGGCGACAATAGAAATCACAAGGTTTGCTATCATTGGCGGGCGGGTAAATGCAATAGGTTCTCATGTCCTTTTTTGCACAGAGAGTTGTCCGCACCTTATTCAAACTACAATGATGGTATTTCATTGGTTAAACGATCACAAGGGTTTTCCGATGATCATAATTCTATCCGCCGGAGTCCCAATTTCAATGGGACATCTACATGGGGACGAGTGTATAGTGGTGGGGGTGGCAGTCGTGTTGTGACGAAGACAGAAAAGTTGTGTAACTTCTGGAGTCAGGGAAGTTGTTCTTTTAGAGATAAGTGTAGATATTTGCATTCATGGTGTACTGGCGACTTTTCATTGTTAACACAGCTTGAAGGACACCAGAAG GTTGTTACGGGAATAACTATGCCATCTGGTTCGGATAAGCTTTATACTGCAAGTAAGGATGAGACTATCAGACTTTGGGATTGCCAATCTGGTCAA TGTGCTGGAGTCATCAATTTAGGGGGCGAAATTGGCTGTATGTTAAATGAAGGTCCTTGGATATTTGTTGGTTTGCCACATATGGTCAAG GCATCGAACACCCAAACAAATGCTATGCTGACTCTTGGTGGACCTGTTGGACAAGTCTACTCATTAGTTGTGGGGAATGATATGCTCTTTTCTGGCACACAG GATGGGACTATTTTAGCATGGAAATTTAATGCTGCTGCAAATAATTTTGAACCTGCAGCATCACTTAAGggtcacaatcatgctgttgtGACGTTAATTGTTGGAGCTAACAGACTATACTCTGGTTCGATGGATCATTCAATTAGA GTGTGGAGTCTCGATAATTTGCAGTGTTTGCAGACGCTAGCAGATCATAAATCAGTTGTAATGTCTATTCTTTGCTGGGAACAATTCCTCCTATCATGTTCGTTGGATAAAACAATTAAG GTCTGGGCTGCAACTGGAAGTGGAAATCTGGAGGTCACTTATACACACAATGAAGAACAT GGTCTGCTGTCGCTTTGTGGCATGCATGACTTGGAAGGCAAACCGGTCCTACTATGCTCTGGCAATGACAACACAACTCGTGCTTATGACTTGCCATC ATTTTCCGAGAGGGGCAAGATATTTGCAAAACAGGAAATTCGATCCATACAAATAGGTCCCGGAGGGTTGTTCTTTACTGGTGATGGATCCGGACTAGTAAAGGTGTGGAATTGGTCGCCTAAAAAATCTGCTAATGCTTGA
- the LOC124919832 gene encoding zinc finger CCCH domain-containing protein 48-like isoform X3, whose amino-acid sequence MDVDGNKEIFQRFRPSGDNRNHKVCYHWRAGKCNRFSCPFLHRELSAPYSNYNDGISLVKRSQGFSDDHNSIRRSPNFNGTSTWGRVYSGGGGSRVVTKTEKLCNFWSQGSCSFRDKCRYLHSWCTGDFSLLTQLEGHQKVVTGITMPSGSDKLYTASKDETIRLWDCQSGQCAGVINLGGEIGCMLNEGPWIFVGLPHMVKASNTQTNAMLTLGGPVGQVYSLVVGNDMLFSGTQDGTILAWKFNAAANNFEPAASLKGHNHAVVTLIVGANRLYSGSMDHSIRVWSLDNLQCLQTLADHKSVVMSILCWEQFLLSCSLDKTIKVWAATGSGNLEVTYTHNEEHEMGKERK is encoded by the exons ATGGATGTTGATGGGAACAAAGAAATATTCCAACGATTTAGACCGTCAGGCGACAATAGAAATCACAAGGTTTGCTATCATTGGCGGGCGGGTAAATGCAATAGGTTCTCATGTCCTTTTTTGCACAGAGAGTTGTCCGCACCTTATTCAAACTACAATGATGGTATTTCATTGGTTAAACGATCACAAGGGTTTTCCGATGATCATAATTCTATCCGCCGGAGTCCCAATTTCAATGGGACATCTACATGGGGACGAGTGTATAGTGGTGGGGGTGGCAGTCGTGTTGTGACGAAGACAGAAAAGTTGTGTAACTTCTGGAGTCAGGGAAGTTGTTCTTTTAGAGATAAGTGTAGATATTTGCATTCATGGTGTACTGGCGACTTTTCATTGTTAACACAGCTTGAAGGACACCAGAAG GTTGTTACGGGAATAACTATGCCATCTGGTTCGGATAAGCTTTATACTGCAAGTAAGGATGAGACTATCAGACTTTGGGATTGCCAATCTGGTCAA TGTGCTGGAGTCATCAATTTAGGGGGCGAAATTGGCTGTATGTTAAATGAAGGTCCTTGGATATTTGTTGGTTTGCCACATATGGTCAAG GCATCGAACACCCAAACAAATGCTATGCTGACTCTTGGTGGACCTGTTGGACAAGTCTACTCATTAGTTGTGGGGAATGATATGCTCTTTTCTGGCACACAG GATGGGACTATTTTAGCATGGAAATTTAATGCTGCTGCAAATAATTTTGAACCTGCAGCATCACTTAAGggtcacaatcatgctgttgtGACGTTAATTGTTGGAGCTAACAGACTATACTCTGGTTCGATGGATCATTCAATTAGA GTGTGGAGTCTCGATAATTTGCAGTGTTTGCAGACGCTAGCAGATCATAAATCAGTTGTAATGTCTATTCTTTGCTGGGAACAATTCCTCCTATCATGTTCGTTGGATAAAACAATTAAG GTCTGGGCTGCAACTGGAAGTGGAAATCTGGAGGTCACTTATACACACAATGAAGAACAT GAAATggggaaagagagaaaatga
- the LOC124919832 gene encoding zinc finger CCCH domain-containing protein 48-like isoform X2: protein MDVDGNKEIFQRFRPSGDNRNHKVCYHWRAGKCNRFSCPFLHRELSAPYSNYNDGISLVKRSQGFSDDHNSIRRSPNFNGTSTWGRVYSGGGGSRVVTKTEKLCNFWSQGSCSFRDKCRYLHSWCTGDFSLLTQLEGHQKVVTGITMPSGSDKLYTASKDETIRLWDCQSGQCAGVINLGGEIGCMLNEGPWIFVGLPHMVKASNTQTNAMLTLGGPVGQVYSLVVGNDMLFSGTQDGTILAWKFNAAANNFEPAASLKGHNHAVVTLIVGANRLYSGSMDHSIRVWSLDNLQCLQTLADHKSVVMSILCWEQFLLSCSLDKTIKVWAATGSGNLEVTYTHNEEHRRKWGKRENEKREKPQLAGGLEVIIYRILSR from the exons ATGGATGTTGATGGGAACAAAGAAATATTCCAACGATTTAGACCGTCAGGCGACAATAGAAATCACAAGGTTTGCTATCATTGGCGGGCGGGTAAATGCAATAGGTTCTCATGTCCTTTTTTGCACAGAGAGTTGTCCGCACCTTATTCAAACTACAATGATGGTATTTCATTGGTTAAACGATCACAAGGGTTTTCCGATGATCATAATTCTATCCGCCGGAGTCCCAATTTCAATGGGACATCTACATGGGGACGAGTGTATAGTGGTGGGGGTGGCAGTCGTGTTGTGACGAAGACAGAAAAGTTGTGTAACTTCTGGAGTCAGGGAAGTTGTTCTTTTAGAGATAAGTGTAGATATTTGCATTCATGGTGTACTGGCGACTTTTCATTGTTAACACAGCTTGAAGGACACCAGAAG GTTGTTACGGGAATAACTATGCCATCTGGTTCGGATAAGCTTTATACTGCAAGTAAGGATGAGACTATCAGACTTTGGGATTGCCAATCTGGTCAA TGTGCTGGAGTCATCAATTTAGGGGGCGAAATTGGCTGTATGTTAAATGAAGGTCCTTGGATATTTGTTGGTTTGCCACATATGGTCAAG GCATCGAACACCCAAACAAATGCTATGCTGACTCTTGGTGGACCTGTTGGACAAGTCTACTCATTAGTTGTGGGGAATGATATGCTCTTTTCTGGCACACAG GATGGGACTATTTTAGCATGGAAATTTAATGCTGCTGCAAATAATTTTGAACCTGCAGCATCACTTAAGggtcacaatcatgctgttgtGACGTTAATTGTTGGAGCTAACAGACTATACTCTGGTTCGATGGATCATTCAATTAGA GTGTGGAGTCTCGATAATTTGCAGTGTTTGCAGACGCTAGCAGATCATAAATCAGTTGTAATGTCTATTCTTTGCTGGGAACAATTCCTCCTATCATGTTCGTTGGATAAAACAATTAAG GTCTGGGCTGCAACTGGAAGTGGAAATCTGGAGGTCACTTATACACACAATGAAGAACAT AGAAGGAAATggggaaagagagaaaatgagaaaaGGGAAAAGCCTCAACTTGCAGGAGGGTTAGAGGTTATAATTTACAGAATTTTGAGTaggtaa